One genomic region from Lysobacterales bacterium encodes:
- the obgE gene encoding GTPase ObgE, translating into MKLVDEADIRVIAGNGGNGCVSFRREKFIPLGGPDGGDGGDGGSVFLVADENLNTLIDFRHQRIFRAQRGENGMGRQMYGKKGEDVVIRVPVGTVVTAVDTEEMIGDLTEHGQTLKVAQGGEGGRGNIHFKTSTNRAPRRATTGSQGDDRELRLELKLLADVGMLGFPNAGKSTFIRAVSAATPKVADYPFTTLYPNLGVVRVEQDRSFVIADIPGLIEGAAEGAGLGVQFLKHVQRNRLLLHIVDMAPMLEGEQAIEHIVGEVHAIERELERYDAELLGRPRWLLLNKGDLLDEDTRRLRAEAVVAALDWQAPWFLISAISREGTWTVAQQVMEFFDAEKRAAIKQEEDSRPWSPLD; encoded by the coding sequence ATGAAACTCGTCGACGAAGCAGACATCCGCGTCATCGCAGGCAACGGCGGCAACGGCTGCGTGAGCTTCCGCCGCGAGAAGTTCATCCCCTTGGGCGGGCCGGACGGCGGTGACGGCGGCGACGGCGGTAGCGTCTTTCTGGTCGCTGACGAGAACCTCAACACCCTGATCGATTTCCGCCACCAGCGCATCTTCCGCGCCCAGCGCGGCGAGAACGGCATGGGCCGGCAGATGTACGGCAAGAAGGGCGAGGACGTGGTTATCCGCGTGCCCGTGGGCACCGTGGTCACTGCGGTGGATACCGAGGAAATGATCGGCGACCTCACCGAGCACGGCCAGACGCTCAAGGTCGCCCAGGGCGGCGAGGGCGGCCGCGGCAACATCCACTTCAAGACCTCCACCAACCGCGCACCGCGCCGCGCCACCACCGGCAGCCAGGGCGACGATCGCGAGCTGCGGCTCGAGCTCAAGCTGCTGGCCGACGTCGGCATGCTCGGCTTTCCCAACGCGGGCAAGTCGACCTTCATCCGCGCGGTGTCGGCGGCGACGCCCAAGGTGGCGGATTACCCGTTCACGACCCTGTACCCCAACCTGGGCGTGGTCCGCGTCGAGCAGGACCGCAGCTTCGTCATTGCCGACATTCCGGGCCTGATCGAAGGCGCGGCCGAAGGTGCCGGCCTCGGCGTGCAGTTCCTCAAGCACGTGCAGCGCAACCGTCTGCTGCTGCATATCGTCGACATGGCGCCGATGCTGGAAGGCGAGCAAGCGATCGAGCACATCGTCGGCGAGGTGCACGCGATCGAGCGTGAGCTTGAGCGCTACGACGCCGAGCTGCTGGGCCGGCCGCGCTGGCTGCTGCTCAACAAGGGCGACCTGCTGGATGAGGACACCCGCCGCCTGCGTGCCGAGGCCGTGGTTGCGGCGCTGGACTGGCAGGCCCCGTGGTTTCTGATCTCGGCGATCAGCCGCGAGGGCACCTGGACGGTGGCCCAGCAGGTCATGGAGTTCTTCGACGCCGAGAAGCGTGCGGCGATCAAGCAAGAAGAGGACAGCCGGCCCTGGAGCCCGCTGGATTGA
- the plsB gene encoding glycerol-3-phosphate 1-O-acyltransferase PlsB, translated as MNASPTAKEPWLMRLLGRLLRPWIAIRREPSAPIESLVRPDLPVCYVVERYGLSNTAILARACAEAGLPSPLLPISEHAAFGDERALVALSRRQSTWFGRPRSRTHSASLARLVQALEAHPELDLQIVPVSIFVGRAPDRESGWFRVLFSENWAMVGRFRRALSVLLNGRGTIVQFAPGVSLREALAEGLTRERTVRKVSRVLRAHFRRVRTAVIGPDLSHKRTLVDAVIASESVSSAIADQARRDGISLEQARGKARRYALEIAADYSHPAVRSASFILTPFWNKLYDGVTMHHFESLKQVAPGHEVIYVPSHRSHIDYLLLSYLLYVNGIVPPHIAAGVNLNLPVVGPILRRGGAFFLRRSFKANPLYSAVFSEYVASLITRGVSIEYFIEGGRSRTGRLLQPKAGMLVMTLRAFLRQPRRPVVFQPVYIGYEKVMEGKSYIAELSGAPKEKESLFGLLRAVGNVLRKRYGKVAVNFGEPIFLDRVLDAHDPDWRRFASQPDEKPQWLNRAVDDLSTRIQRHINQAADVNPVNLLALALLATPKHAMAETDLLSALDLLKSLLERAPYSERVTVTSLSPADIVRYGESVQVLERVQHPLGDVLRFPAERAVLQTYYRNNVVHLFAAASWVACCFQNNRRMSRSSVVRLGRLLYPFVQEELFLPWTAEEFGQRIEATVDLLIERGLFTLDEGGALQRGPGQTDEVFQLRVVSHSLQQAFERYYIAIAVLVKNGSGALSSGELENFCQLTAQRLSLLYSQAAPEFFDRALFRGFIGKLRELGMIRLDANSKLEYDERLEAWAKDARLILSRELRHSILKITPEVAREVTAVPPLEAA; from the coding sequence ATGAATGCCAGCCCTACCGCCAAAGAACCGTGGCTGATGCGCCTTCTGGGGCGCTTGCTGCGGCCCTGGATCGCCATTCGCCGCGAGCCCTCCGCGCCCATCGAGTCGCTGGTGCGGCCCGATTTGCCGGTGTGTTACGTCGTCGAGCGCTACGGCCTGTCCAACACGGCCATCCTGGCGCGCGCCTGTGCGGAGGCCGGCTTGCCTTCGCCCTTGCTGCCGATCTCCGAGCACGCCGCCTTCGGTGATGAGCGCGCGCTGGTGGCGCTGTCGCGCCGGCAGAGCACGTGGTTCGGACGACCGCGTTCGCGCACGCACTCGGCCAGCCTTGCGCGGCTGGTGCAAGCGCTGGAGGCGCACCCCGAGCTGGACCTGCAGATCGTGCCGGTGTCGATCTTCGTCGGCCGTGCGCCCGACCGCGAGAGCGGCTGGTTCCGCGTGCTGTTCTCCGAGAACTGGGCGATGGTCGGGCGCTTCCGGCGCGCGCTGTCGGTGCTTCTGAACGGTCGCGGCACCATCGTGCAGTTCGCTCCCGGGGTGTCGCTGCGCGAAGCGCTGGCCGAGGGTCTGACGCGCGAGCGCACCGTGCGCAAGGTGTCACGCGTGCTGCGCGCCCACTTCCGGCGCGTGCGCACGGCGGTGATCGGTCCGGACCTGTCGCACAAGCGCACTCTGGTCGATGCGGTCATCGCGTCGGAAAGCGTGAGCTCCGCCATCGCCGATCAGGCGCGGCGCGATGGCATCAGCCTGGAGCAGGCGCGCGGCAAGGCCCGTCGCTACGCACTCGAGATCGCCGCCGACTACTCGCACCCGGCGGTGCGCTCGGCCTCGTTCATCCTCACGCCGTTCTGGAACAAGCTCTACGACGGCGTGACCATGCACCACTTCGAGTCGCTGAAGCAGGTCGCGCCCGGGCACGAAGTCATCTATGTGCCCAGCCACCGCAGCCATATCGACTACCTGCTGCTGTCCTACCTGCTCTACGTCAACGGCATCGTGCCGCCGCACATCGCCGCGGGCGTCAACCTCAATCTCCCGGTGGTGGGCCCGATCCTGCGCCGCGGCGGCGCGTTCTTCCTGCGCCGCAGCTTCAAGGCCAACCCGCTGTACTCGGCGGTGTTCAGCGAGTACGTGGCCAGCCTGATCACCCGCGGAGTGTCGATCGAGTACTTCATCGAGGGCGGTCGCTCGCGTACCGGTCGACTGCTGCAGCCCAAGGCCGGCATGCTGGTGATGACCCTGCGCGCCTTCCTGCGCCAGCCGCGGCGGCCGGTGGTGTTCCAGCCGGTCTACATCGGCTACGAGAAGGTGATGGAGGGCAAGAGCTACATCGCCGAGCTGTCGGGTGCACCGAAGGAAAAGGAGTCTCTGTTCGGCCTGCTGCGCGCCGTGGGCAACGTGCTGCGCAAGCGCTACGGCAAGGTCGCGGTGAACTTCGGCGAGCCGATCTTCCTCGACCGCGTGCTCGATGCGCACGACCCCGACTGGCGCCGCTTCGCCAGCCAGCCGGACGAGAAGCCGCAGTGGCTGAACCGCGCGGTGGACGACCTGTCGACGCGCATCCAGCGCCATATCAACCAGGCGGCCGACGTCAACCCGGTCAACTTGCTTGCGCTCGCCCTGCTCGCCACGCCCAAGCACGCAATGGCCGAGACCGATCTGCTGTCTGCGCTGGATCTGTTGAAGTCTCTCCTGGAGCGCGCGCCCTACTCCGAACGCGTTACCGTCACGTCGCTGTCGCCCGCGGACATCGTGCGCTACGGCGAGTCCGTGCAGGTGCTGGAGCGCGTCCAGCATCCCTTGGGCGACGTGCTGCGTTTCCCGGCCGAACGGGCCGTGCTGCAGACCTACTACCGCAACAACGTGGTCCATCTGTTCGCCGCGGCCTCGTGGGTGGCGTGCTGCTTCCAGAACAATCGCCGCATGAGCCGCTCATCGGTGGTACGGCTGGGCCGTCTGCTCTATCCCTTCGTGCAGGAGGAGCTGTTCCTGCCGTGGACGGCGGAGGAGTTCGGTCAGCGCATCGAGGCGACGGTCGATCTGCTGATCGAGCGCGGGCTGTTCACGCTTGACGAGGGCGGCGCCCTGCAGCGCGGCCCAGGCCAGACCGACGAGGTCTTTCAGCTGCGCGTTGTGTCGCACAGCCTGCAGCAGGCCTTCGAGCGCTACTACATCGCGATCGCGGTGCTGGTGAAGAACGGCTCGGGTGCGCTGAGTTCGGGCGAGCTGGAGAACTTCTGCCAGCTCACCGCCCAGCGCCTGTCCCTGCTGTACTCGCAGGCTGCCCCGGAGTTCTTTGATCGCGCTTTGTTCCGTGGCTTCATCGGCAAGCTGCGCGAGCTGGGCATGATCCGTCTCGATGCCAACAGCAAGCTCGAGTACGACGAGCGCCTGGAAGCCTGGGCGAAGGATGCGCGCCTGATCCTCTCGCGCGAGCTGCGGCATTCGATTCTGAAGATCACCCCCGAGGTGGCGCGGGAAGTCACTGCGGTGCCGCCGCTGGAGGCAGCGTAG
- a CDS encoding alkaline phosphatase family protein, whose amino-acid sequence MATRAFAASATLRRIGLCALVLLLSACALSPHADERAAARPLPVLLIGIDGFRPDYLQFPEAQTLRRLAEQGGRAEAMQPAYPSLTFPNHYTLVTGLHPDRHGILNNTMRDPELGLFAMHMRTAVADGRWWGGEPVWITARRHGLRTATLFWPGSEANVQGQHPDDWLPYDASLTSTARVRQVLDWLNRPESTRPDFMTLYFEQVDSVGHDHGPDAPALRRAVRSVDTAIAALIEGIEASTWAGRVNLVLVADHGMTAIDESRPILLDELLDPRSFELISFGASAGIEPRRGRRAEVEAALLREHPHMRCFRPQDFPQEWQFGSHPRVPRITCQAEPPHVIATRRALNLPGRTPKRGGHGYDPTLPEMQALFVGYGPAFRPGSSVPRVHAVDVYALLCRLLGIEPAEHQGDVRAFDSLLAQPGAGER is encoded by the coding sequence ATGGCAACCCGTGCTTTCGCTGCGTCCGCGACCCTTCGACGCATTGGCCTCTGCGCCCTCGTCCTCCTGCTGTCGGCCTGCGCGCTGTCGCCGCACGCGGACGAGCGCGCCGCTGCGCGGCCGTTGCCGGTGCTGCTGATCGGCATCGACGGCTTCCGCCCGGACTACCTGCAGTTCCCCGAAGCGCAGACGCTGCGCCGCCTCGCCGAGCAGGGCGGACGTGCCGAGGCCATGCAGCCCGCGTATCCGTCGCTGACCTTTCCCAACCACTACACCCTGGTGACCGGCCTCCACCCCGATCGCCACGGCATCCTCAACAACACCATGCGCGACCCGGAGCTGGGGCTGTTCGCCATGCACATGCGCACGGCGGTCGCGGACGGCCGCTGGTGGGGCGGCGAACCGGTGTGGATCACCGCGCGTCGCCACGGCCTGCGCACGGCCACCCTGTTCTGGCCCGGCAGCGAGGCCAACGTGCAGGGTCAGCATCCCGACGACTGGCTTCCGTACGACGCCAGCCTCACCAGCACCGCGCGCGTGCGGCAGGTGCTGGACTGGCTGAACCGACCGGAGTCCACCCGTCCGGACTTCATGACCCTGTATTTCGAGCAGGTCGACTCGGTGGGTCACGACCACGGCCCCGATGCGCCGGCGCTGCGGCGCGCGGTGCGCTCGGTCGACACCGCCATCGCGGCGCTGATCGAGGGCATCGAAGCGTCGACCTGGGCCGGCCGCGTCAATCTTGTGCTGGTGGCCGATCACGGCATGACCGCGATCGACGAGTCACGGCCCATCCTGCTCGATGAACTGCTGGATCCGCGCAGCTTCGAGCTGATCAGCTTCGGGGCTTCGGCGGGAATCGAACCCAGACGCGGACGTCGCGCCGAAGTCGAAGCGGCGCTGCTGCGCGAGCATCCGCACATGCGCTGCTTCCGACCGCAGGACTTCCCGCAGGAATGGCAGTTCGGATCGCATCCTCGCGTGCCGCGAATCACCTGCCAGGCAGAGCCGCCCCACGTCATCGCGACCCGTCGCGCACTGAACCTGCCCGGCCGCACGCCCAAGCGCGGCGGCCACGGCTACGACCCCACCCTGCCGGAGATGCAGGCGCTGTTCGTGGGCTACGGCCCCGCCTTCCGTCCGGGATCGAGCGTGCCGCGCGTGCACGCGGTGGACGTCTACGCCCTGCTCTGCCGGCTGCTGGGGATCGAACCCGCCGAGCACCAGGGGGATGTCCGGGCCTTCGACTCACTGCTCGCCCAGCCCGGAGCAGGCGAGCGCTGA
- a CDS encoding EAL domain-containing protein, protein MNTASHVGRSAAIELFEGTSVGAFLADATGRLLGMNASLRERIGGRAPSTVGELVADLDTARWQRLLAGMETSPTALLAPAALNSSGGKLDAIELRLCKHPALDAVVGLTFPLLDRQQEAAVNLLQRDVLESVALGRPLRAVLDLLCRQVEALSPEVVCSVLRIDAEGKLRPLASPSLPISYSSAIDGVAIGPVAGSCGTAAFRGEEVEVRDIANDPLWAPFKQLVLPLGLMACWSTPVTGRDGKVIATFAFYYREARGPSRFHRRMVDACIQLCRVAIQHDDNQAEIERLAFYDPLTGLPNRALLVDRARMALQQAARDGRKLSLAVLDVDRFKNINDSLGHSAGDELLREVAHRLRRTLRDSDTISRFGGDEFVILFPDSDANESAVAAEKALRAVAQRVEIGGQTLMPSVSMGISQFPDDARDFDTLMRNADIAMYEAKRDGRGCVRFFLASMNENARLRIQLESALRLAMSRDALELHYQPKVLLGRPGLAGVEALVRWTHPELGRVPPDQFIPLAEDCGLINALDAWVLEKACAQLSEWQTKGLPVPAVAVNLSAQRFRQDDVPAHVRLVLQRYRLPPTALTLEITERLMLIDEPHVRADLDSLNRLGVHLSVDDFGTGYSSLSYLKRLPVDELKLDRSFVRDIETDAGDRALASAVMGIGRSLGQTVVAEGVETLEQHQFLLQAGCPVAQGYYYARPMPAAELEVWLAGDGQRWLKPQLRPVS, encoded by the coding sequence GTGAACACGGCCAGCCACGTGGGTCGAAGCGCGGCGATCGAGCTGTTCGAAGGCACCTCGGTCGGCGCGTTTCTGGCCGACGCGACGGGCCGACTGCTGGGCATGAATGCCTCGCTCAGAGAGCGCATTGGCGGGCGCGCGCCAAGCACCGTCGGTGAGCTGGTCGCCGATCTCGATACCGCGCGCTGGCAGCGCCTGCTGGCCGGCATGGAGACCAGCCCCACCGCCCTGCTCGCACCCGCTGCGCTGAACAGCTCCGGAGGCAAGCTCGACGCCATCGAGCTGCGGCTGTGCAAGCACCCGGCGCTCGACGCCGTGGTTGGCCTGACCTTCCCCCTGCTGGACCGGCAGCAGGAAGCCGCCGTCAATCTGCTGCAGCGCGACGTGCTGGAGTCGGTGGCCTTGGGCCGGCCGCTGCGCGCGGTACTCGACTTGCTGTGCCGACAGGTGGAGGCCCTCTCGCCCGAAGTGGTCTGCTCGGTGCTGCGGATCGACGCAGAAGGCAAGCTCAGACCGCTGGCCTCGCCCAGCTTGCCGATCTCCTACTCCAGCGCGATCGATGGCGTCGCCATCGGTCCCGTCGCGGGCTCCTGCGGCACCGCCGCCTTCCGCGGTGAGGAAGTTGAAGTTCGCGATATCGCGAACGACCCGCTGTGGGCGCCGTTCAAGCAGCTCGTGTTGCCCTTGGGGCTGATGGCCTGCTGGTCTACGCCGGTCACCGGGCGCGACGGCAAGGTGATTGCGACCTTCGCCTTCTACTACCGCGAGGCGCGCGGCCCCAGCCGCTTCCACCGCCGCATGGTCGACGCCTGCATCCAGCTGTGCCGGGTGGCCATCCAGCACGACGACAACCAGGCCGAGATCGAACGTCTCGCCTTTTACGACCCCTTGACCGGACTGCCCAACCGCGCGCTGCTGGTCGATCGCGCGCGCATGGCACTGCAGCAAGCCGCGCGCGATGGTCGCAAGCTCAGCCTGGCGGTGCTCGACGTCGATCGCTTCAAGAACATCAACGACTCGCTGGGCCACTCGGCGGGCGACGAACTGCTGCGTGAAGTCGCCCATCGCCTGCGCCGAACGCTGCGCGACTCCGACACCATCAGCCGCTTTGGCGGCGATGAGTTCGTCATCCTGTTTCCCGACAGCGACGCCAACGAGAGCGCCGTAGCGGCCGAGAAAGCCCTGCGCGCGGTGGCACAGCGCGTCGAGATCGGCGGCCAGACGCTGATGCCGAGCGTCAGCATGGGCATCAGCCAGTTCCCCGATGACGCCCGCGATTTCGACACGCTGATGCGCAATGCCGACATCGCGATGTACGAGGCCAAGCGCGACGGCCGCGGCTGCGTGCGCTTCTTCCTGGCCTCGATGAACGAGAACGCGCGCCTGCGCATCCAGCTCGAGAGCGCGCTTCGGCTGGCGATGAGCCGCGATGCGCTGGAGCTGCACTATCAGCCCAAGGTGCTGTTGGGTCGCCCTGGCCTGGCCGGCGTGGAGGCGCTGGTGCGCTGGACCCACCCGGAGCTTGGCAGGGTGCCTCCGGACCAGTTCATTCCTTTGGCCGAGGACTGCGGACTGATCAACGCACTCGACGCCTGGGTGCTCGAAAAGGCCTGCGCGCAGCTGTCCGAATGGCAGACCAAGGGACTGCCGGTGCCGGCGGTGGCGGTGAACCTGTCGGCACAGCGCTTCCGGCAGGACGACGTGCCCGCCCACGTGCGTCTGGTGCTGCAGCGCTACCGGCTGCCGCCCACCGCGCTCACGCTGGAAATCACCGAGCGCCTGATGCTGATCGACGAGCCCCACGTGCGCGCCGACCTCGACAGTCTGAACCGGCTTGGCGTGCATCTGTCGGTCGACGACTTCGGCACCGGCTATTCGAGCCTTTCGTATCTCAAGCGCCTGCCGGTCGACGAGCTGAAGCTCGACCGCAGTTTTGTACGCGACATCGAAACCGACGCGGGCGACCGCGCGCTGGCCAGCGCGGTGATGGGCATCGGCCGCAGCCTCGGCCAAACCGTTGTCGCCGAGGGCGTGGAGACCCTGGAGCAGCACCAGTTCCTGCTGCAGGCCGGCTGCCCGGTCGCGCAGGGCTACTACTACGCACGCCCCATGCCGGCGGCAGAGCTTGAGGTGTGGCTGGCGGGCGACGGTCAGCGCTGGCTGAAGCCGCAGCTGCGGCCGGTCAGCTGA
- a CDS encoding TetR/AcrR family transcriptional regulator yields the protein MTRPPKARQRVLDAARRIVEERGAGHLTFDELARESGVTRGGITYHFPTKEDLLRALIEADMQQWDAAAAPPPDLPVGCVCPRTAAALGQLRCHLSEDEGHKRFVHGMLSAAMVDHSLLDPVRRHHAQEFADWVWDETDLRRFLLLAAAEGLFWQDLFNLSPMPTEARLRLKALIERLLIEWAGAVETPAAPNDHSTPAA from the coding sequence ATGACTCGCCCTCCCAAAGCCCGCCAGCGCGTTCTGGACGCCGCCCGCCGCATCGTTGAAGAACGCGGCGCCGGCCATTTGACCTTCGACGAGCTGGCCCGCGAGAGCGGCGTCACCCGCGGTGGTATCACCTACCACTTCCCGACCAAGGAAGACCTGCTGCGCGCCCTGATCGAAGCCGACATGCAGCAGTGGGATGCCGCCGCCGCTCCGCCTCCCGATCTGCCCGTCGGTTGCGTGTGCCCGCGGACCGCCGCGGCGCTCGGCCAGTTGCGCTGTCACCTCAGCGAGGACGAAGGCCACAAGCGCTTCGTGCACGGCATGTTGAGCGCAGCCATGGTCGACCACAGCCTGCTCGATCCGGTGCGTCGACACCACGCGCAGGAGTTCGCGGACTGGGTTTGGGATGAGACAGACCTGCGTCGCTTTCTCCTGCTGGCCGCTGCCGAAGGCTTGTTCTGGCAGGACCTGTTCAACCTGAGCCCGATGCCCACCGAGGCTCGCCTCCGGCTCAAGGCCCTGATCGAGCGTCTGCTGATCGAGTGGGCAGGCGCTGTCGAAACCCCCGCCGCACCAAACGACCACAGCACGCCGGCCGCCTGA
- a CDS encoding efflux RND transporter periplasmic adaptor subunit — protein MPAAPRFRIDPRLLPVALAVAVLTACSGGGGAAMQMPPTEVNVATVVSKPVTQWDEFTGRIEAVEHIEIRPRVAGYLTGIHFKEGGAVKAGDLLFTIDDREYRAAVASARADLARAEARRALAETEFKRSQALVEARAVSAGELESRQNEARQADADVLAARARVEQAELSLGFTRITSPIDGRVSVARLRVGNLVSPGEPVLTTVVSLDPVYVSFQGDERAYLRYQALARRGERESSRDAANPVRVGLADEQGFPYEGRMVFVDNAVDPATGTIFARAELANPDGVFTPGLFARVQLLGERLDSALLVHPQAVLTDQDRRYVYVADQVTLPPEMGGTGEPHLGAVRKDVVLGPIIDGLVVVEQGLDADDRVIVNGMRKIFFPGAPVQPIDVPMDQPNTVQAAPAAAPAAAGDEG, from the coding sequence ATGCCTGCAGCCCCGCGTTTCCGGATTGATCCGCGGCTCCTCCCCGTGGCTCTCGCTGTGGCCGTATTGACGGCCTGCTCGGGCGGCGGTGGAGCAGCGATGCAAATGCCGCCCACCGAGGTCAACGTCGCCACCGTTGTGTCCAAGCCCGTCACCCAGTGGGATGAGTTCACCGGCCGCATCGAGGCCGTCGAGCACATCGAGATCCGGCCGCGGGTCGCCGGCTATCTCACCGGCATTCATTTCAAGGAAGGCGGTGCGGTCAAGGCCGGCGACCTGCTGTTCACCATTGACGACCGCGAGTACCGGGCGGCGGTCGCCAGCGCGCGCGCCGATCTTGCCCGCGCCGAAGCGCGTCGCGCACTGGCCGAGACGGAGTTCAAGCGCAGCCAAGCGCTGGTCGAAGCGCGCGCGGTGAGCGCCGGTGAGCTGGAGAGCCGCCAGAACGAAGCGCGCCAGGCCGACGCCGACGTGCTGGCCGCTCGCGCGCGAGTCGAGCAGGCGGAGCTGAGCCTGGGCTTCACCCGCATCACCTCGCCGATCGACGGCCGCGTCAGCGTCGCGCGCCTGCGCGTTGGCAACCTGGTGTCGCCCGGCGAGCCGGTGTTGACCACGGTGGTCTCGCTCGATCCGGTCTATGTCAGCTTCCAGGGCGACGAGCGCGCCTACCTGCGCTACCAGGCGCTGGCCCGCCGCGGTGAGCGCGAGAGTTCGCGTGACGCGGCCAATCCCGTGCGCGTGGGCCTGGCCGATGAACAGGGCTTTCCGTATGAGGGGCGCATGGTGTTCGTCGACAACGCCGTCGACCCCGCCACCGGCACGATCTTCGCGCGCGCCGAGCTGGCCAATCCGGACGGCGTGTTCACTCCTGGCCTGTTCGCGCGCGTGCAGCTGCTCGGCGAGCGACTGGACAGCGCGCTGCTGGTGCACCCGCAGGCCGTGCTCACCGATCAGGACCGCCGTTACGTCTACGTCGCCGACCAGGTCACCCTGCCCCCGGAGATGGGTGGCACCGGCGAGCCGCATCTGGGTGCCGTGCGCAAGGACGTGGTGCTGGGGCCGATCATCGACGGTCTGGTCGTCGTCGAGCAGGGTCTTGACGCCGACGACCGGGTGATCGTGAACGGCATGCGCAAGATCTTCTTCCCCGGTGCGCCGGTGCAGCCGATCGATGTGCCGATGGACCAGCCGAACACCGTACAGGCCGCGCCCGCTGCCGCGCCCGCCGCGGCCGGGGACGAGGGCTGA